The following nucleotide sequence is from Salvia splendens isolate huo1 chromosome 2, SspV2, whole genome shotgun sequence.
GGAATTCACAAACTCTtgatgcatacctatacttaaTCATACTTGATTGGATCAATTGATGATCAAGCAACCTAGGAAACGAATTGGATAAAAACTCTCTTCAAGAGAGAAAACAAATCTCACAAGATTCTAATGTCAAAATTCAACCAAGTAGAAACATGAGTAAATGTGCTATTTATTGCTTAGACCAAAATTCCAAGAACAGACCCACAAAATCTAGCATCTGCGTcagccacccggccgggtggactCGGCGGCCTCGAGTCACCCGTCCGGGTGGAACCCCCTGGATCATCAACGCCTTAGTTTTGTCACCCGTCCGGGTGGCTTTTGGTGGCCGAAAGTCACCCGTTCGGGTGGAACTCACTACTCCGCCATGCCTTCATTCTATCACCCATGCCGGTGGAACATTAAGCATTGCACGGCTTCTGTAAAACGACCATAACTCCCTCCTCTTAACTCCGATTGAGGTATGTAAGATTCTCACACAAAGCTCTTTTGAAGGCGAAGACATTGGTGGTCTTTTCAAATCATTTGGACATCATCTCAATAGGCTGATCCCTGGTTGAATTGAGCTGCATATGAAATCCTCGATGCATGGCTTCCATGATCATATCAAATAACcttatttagtttattatttttatcatttctcacacaaaatatcttattttaaaTGGTACtaattcattttgttttttaattttcttgttAGTGCATAATCAAATATTTTACTCCCCCGTCCCCAAAAATAGACCAATTTTGAAATGACACGGGCTATAAGGTTGTGCAGCAATAAGAAACTAGGATAGACATGTAGGAATGTGCACTTGTTACACTCTGAGGTGGTTACAAATCAGTATCATTACAACCAACTGTGGATACCCTGCTATTGAACCCCCAAAAAAACAAGTGTATTTAAGCTTAGAAAAAGGAAACTTAGAGGCAAATAGACAACAGATCCATCAACAACAGATCCATCATTACAACCAACTGTGGATACCCTGCTATTGAACCCCCAAACCATCTTCTTTCCTGTGTATTTTACTGGTGCAAAATCTATGAAATATAATGAATTCACTCATTATCTTGAACCTGCTTAGCGTGTTCTGTGCTAACAATATGAGACAAAATTGGCAGCCTTTAGCATCAGCTTTTTGCATTAAACCTCGACGGGCAAACTTGTTCAATTCAAAATTCGAACTCCTCATGCTCAGCTGATCCATTTGTCGATCACGTAAAAAGTCTTCTGTCGAGTCGCAGATGTTCAGTAGATACTGTATTCTCGCTACTTTCTCAGGCGCCTGATCACTTTTCATGTAACAAGGAAAAGGTCGGCCGGTTCCTCAGGCACCTCCCACGACAACAAGTCATTCAGGGAATTAACCTGAAACAGATTAGAGATTTTTCAATTGAGCAACACTTGTTTTGACACTATTGTAAGACAGCAGAATGTAACTAGCACTtgcatataaaaaaaatcctctGCTGCAAAAAGATCAACCTCAGAATAAAAGCTGTGATAAGCGGAAACAGCACGTGGATATATGACTTCTGATAGAGAGTGATAGGCGGGCGTACCATAAGCAATGCCAATGCTAACATCTCAGCGTACGAACCATATCGCACAAAGATgaacaaaataaaagataaatactTCTCCTATGACCAAGAGGCCATCCTCTGAAAAAGCCACAGCACAGTAGCTGAACTAAACTTTATTTCTGGACACTGCAAAAGTAGGGAGCAAATACCTGTTTATCTATGGGAGGCTACTTGGTATGGTGTAATGGAATGACATCCTTCATtcctttgtttggtattttatttCCTTAGGAATCACCGTTTCATTCCACATGGGAATAGCCATTCCATCCATTGACCATTCCACTCCATttcattcttctttttcttactttagattttaataaaattataatatatttatattaggAGTGTGATCTgttgctaactttcttaagttgctaactctacTAACTCATCGAAgcaatatattaaaaatgtcaacacgatgacattGAAATGTCTACATAAGCTTAGTGATATATTAAACAATGTGttgatattgatatttaaaatgtcaGCACagtatattaaaatgtcaatacaaattagtgttgacattaatttgtattgacattttaatgtgatcgtgttgacatttttaatacattacgttgatgagttagcaatttaagaaaaagttagcattataacaCACCCCATATCATcccaatttaataatttttagattttataaaaaaaactaaaagtttagaatttttaatagttaaaaaaaattcacgatacacactttacacaccctacacacattgcacacactgcacacaattttcacacaatgcacacactacacacaatttacacacactatacttacactacacacattgcacacacatttcacacactacatactttatacacactatacacatactatacttacactacacactttacacacacattgcacacgCTAAACACTTAATCCACACTATACACATACTATACCTCCACTACACACACCGCACACTACACAGTCCGTACACATTTTGTGAAGTAGAGAGCGCATTCGGTGTTTTGGTCAAacagaaaaattgaaattttgtgaaaatataAATCAAACCAAACTTTATTATCTGAAAATTGAAAcattatttcatttattaatataaattaacaaatatatagtttgttttttgacaaaataattataaagtataatgtttaaaaataaatttgatcttttttatttcatacATTCACAttaaaccaaacaaaaaattgaaatttaccaaaaattagaattgaagcaaaccgaaaaataaaaatggatttagttttaaattttaattttgttctgATCGGAAATTTAGTTTTCTTATTTTGCTCCCCCCTAGTGTGAAGTGTTGTAGTGTGCGTATAATGTTTGTGTTGTATGTAGTGTGTACCCCTAGTGTGAAGTGTTGTAGTGTGCGTATAATGTATGTgttgtatgtagtgtgtgcacTGAGTGTATAGTGTGttagtgtgtgtatagtgtgtttataatgTGTGCGTTTATAATGTGTGCAACGTgcagtgtgtatagtgtgtgcagtatatgtagtgtgtgcaCTGTGTGAATAGTGTGTGCactttgtgtagtgtgtatattgtgtagtatgtttaatgtgtatagtgtgtgcaatgtatgtatattgtgtggagtgtttaattattcatatttcattccaaATTCATATATTATTTGTAGTTACCAAACAAAGGAATGAAATTAAATAAGGAATTACAATTTCATTCCATTTGTATCATTTATATTCATCAAGCACAAGAATGGAATGGAATCCCCATTCCCATCCACATTTCATTCACATTCTCATTCCATTCGCTCTttattccattccatcatatCAAGAAGCCCCTAAAAGACTCCAACAAGATAAAACTCAAGGGCTACATGATATGGTGGAACGAAATAGGGGAATGAAATGACATTCCTACCTATATTTCATTCTTTTGCTTGATATTTTTTCCCCTTAGAAAATACTATTCCGTTCCACATGGGAATAGTTATTCCTTCCATTCCATTCCTTTCCATTTCATTctcttttcttcttattttagattttaacaaaattatagtatatattatattatatttaaattcaatattaCTCAATTCAATTttagtcctaaacatatgaccaaaatacgaatttggtccaaaacattcacttttttaaaaatatgtccATAACAAATGTAATCCTTGTCGGAGTGGTCATTTTTGTACGGTTCCgtaaaaaactaacggtcatgccACTGTGCATTTAGcattgaccgttagttttttttacaGAACCGTAAAAAATGACTACTTCGGCGAAATTTTCATTTGTTGTGGATCTGTTTtccaaaaagtgaatgttttggccCTAATTCGGATTTTAGTTATATATTTAGGGCCGAAATTAAGctttactatttttaaattttatagtaaAACTAAAATTAAGCTTTACCAAGAAGCCCCGCCCCGAATGGAATGGAGATGAAAATGGACGATTCTTGTACTTGGTAAGCACAAGGATTATAAAGGGAATGGAATTTTGATTCACTTATTCTTTAATTGATTCCATTCTTATGCTTGGTAACTACAAATAATATAGGAACAGAATAAAAGGaaatatgaatatttaatatgttgattctaccacaaaaaatatttattcaaaaatatttaagtgAGACAATGAATATGAAacggatgaaaatggaaaacAAAGACACGTAATGGGGGACAGATGAAGTATAATTCTAAGGACTAAACTCcatttttggtcctaaacatatagtcattttacgattttagtcaagaacattaatttttaaatcttttaatactgaataaatgaaaatagacCAAAATTGGTCGTTTTTTTACGGCGCCGTTTAAACTTTACTATTAAGGTTGAttagaaattttaatatttttttaaatatgatttCTATCATTTTAGTCCTAAACATATTGTCGTTATTCAGCCACCATTACCATCCCCTCCATCCCTAGAAAACTGCCCTCAATCTACGGATATTATTGACGTGCTAGAAGTTGTAGCGGAAACTGCCGGGTGTTAAGAACAAATGCCCCCATTTCGAAATGATATGACTCGACATTATCTTCATCGAGGCTCTCCTCATCTACCCCCTCGAATGCCCCCAATTTTATTTCCTCAACAGTCAACGCCATTATCGTCTAGCTCAAGaactccctctccctctttcTCAAACACTTTTGCCCTCTAGCATCCAGCATCATATTCTCCCTCATTTGCTTCTGCGGCTCACAAATCTCGGCCACCCACTTGTAGCGGAGCTTGCCGTTGTCGATCCTGCCTTTACCTTTTCCCATATTTCCATCGACGGCGGCGGCAGGGATCATTAGGGTCGAAATTGCATCACTACTACTCATAGTCAGTGGTCGCCGTGAGCAATGGGAATTATCTGATAAGTTTCAGCCTCTCCAATTGAAGAAAATGAATCCTAGAAATCAATTGCTGAGGAAAAATCGATTCCTAATCCACCAGGTTTCGGGCTACCCTTTCGTGCTATTCGGCCAAAAaacttttgaaaacaaactaaaattttaaatgtttttttcttcttacttATAGAATCAGGTAAtatcttcaaattttcataactTTCCTCAATATTAGTTGGACATGAGTCTTTCATCTTGAACTACTACAacataaacaaagataaattaaaactagagcaattaatttgaattaaagcttgtgtTTGTGACATTATTTGGCATCATTCATCTGtacgaaaattaaaaatcatatctCACGTGAATCagttttaaaatgataaatatattggaatctttattttttttcagaaGTTAATATTCCACAATAgaactattaaaatttaatcgtgCTAATTGTAGCCTAAAGTAATAGTTCGTATTTAAGAATAAAATGGTGCTTTTGCAAAATGAGCATTCACAAAAAGCTACTCACATTAAAAGAATGCAAAGCCGCCATTCTCTTTGAGTTGTTCACAGTTCCGGACACAAGGTTGAGAATAAAAATGAAGCATCAATATCAGTATCAATTTGAATGTTAATgtcaatgtaatataatttcattttcaagaTTCCCGAAATCTCTTAAATTTTAACTTTCGTTAGTCTTTTCCACATCTTAATTGCTAGCCTTTGACATTTGATAGTGCAATGATAAAATCCGAACTCctatatattataaaaacttcaaactatgagatgaatcgttagaaaatgtcaacgaATGACTAAATAACAGTAACGGTTGACattgacatttttttgttgtttttatttagTCGTCTTTGTCATCCGTTGACATTTTTCAACAGTCCGGATTATAGTTTGTATattatttagagtttgcatttgattatatcCAAGTGTAAAATTGTGGTAATCTGATTGTTGTTTAGAATTAAACTCAAAGACAAAATGTGCGATTAATTACCACAATTTAATCAACACAAACAGTTGACAATCCCCACACTAGATTAGACGCGGTGAAATGAGTCGAAGTCATCTTTGCAATCACTGTAGCGCGACGATGAAATATAGCCGCTAGCAACTGGTTGGAGTGTGGCGTAGTCGGGGAGTTGTTGTTGCTGTTGCACTACCAATAAAGAAAACTGGAAATCAGGAGTTGCCAGCATATCTCCGATGATCCCGAGCTCGGGACACTCGCTCCAATCATTAATCCCGGCCAAGATCTCTGACTCTGTGTCGTGGTACCGCCCCACGACACACAAATTACAATTGTAGTCCTTCACCGATCCGATAACCTTTGTGGTGTCTATGGCGTCCCTCACCAGCTCCTCCGCGTACGTGACCCTCTTATTCCCCATCGTCTTCGCCTTGAACTGGTTCACCATCTCAATCTCCATGTTCAGGTCCCCGTGCATGGCATGGTCCCACGGTCGTATCCAAATGAAAGTGAGGGTCACGTTTTGGTTGCTGATGAAGCTAGTGCACAAGGCGAGGGCCTCACAGTCGTCCATGCCACCTAGGAAGAGGAGGCAAATGTGGAAGGTAGGGCTTGTAGGCTTATGGAACTGGCCTCGGTCGATGAGGATGGCGACGGAACAAGGGGACTTTGAAATCACGTTCTGGTTCACTGTCCTTACTTGAGGGGAGTTGAGCCCCAAGCCACCGTTTATTGTGAACTGCTTGTGGAAAGGGAGGATGACAATGTTGGTGGCCTGGTCGGCGGCGAGGGTGCATACATCGACGTGCATGCTCGCGTAGGGAGAGATAGAGGTGAAGTGGCGGACGACGAGGTAGCCGGCGTTCCTATCTGATAGAGAGTTGAGGGCTTTGGCAGCTTGGTTGGAGGTGGTGTCGGTGGTCTGTTCGAGGACTGCAGCGCCTCTGCCCTTGAGCTCCATGAGGCCGAGGGCGAAGAGGGCGATAGGCCTGCTGCCGTGCATGGCGTCAAGGATGGTGATGATGGTGGGGATATTGTCAGTGTCGTGGATGCAGAGGAGCATGCGCAACTCGTCGCTGGGCTGGTTTAACATGATGGAGTTTTTGCAAATGCCCAGGTATCGAGATGTGGGGTCGTAGAGGTATGCTATTAGAGGTCTGGCTATTCCGGTCATCATTAGCATGGATAGTAAGAGAATAGAATATGCTTCATGCCCTATGACCCCATCCTCGAACAAGGTGATGTAAAGAGCAGCTTCGATGGCGCCTTTGCAGCACATGATGAGGGAGAGCACCGTGGCGTCTCTAGTGGAAAACTTGTAGTAGAGGGAAAGAATAAATACAGCGAGGAACTTGGAAGTGTAGCAGATTAGAAGAAGTAACCCATATACAGATCCAGAAATATATCGGATGGATGATAAATCCACGATAAGACCACTAATAACAAACTTGGCCGGAACAAGCACCCCAATGCTGAATGTCTCCATCTTATTAGCTAGCAAACCACCGTCGTTCTGAAGCGCAATGCCCAAGATAAAAGTGCCAAGCCCCGCTGGTTGCCCCAAAACCTCGGCGCCCAACCCACATAACAACACCAACACTGCCACCACAACAAACTGTGACTGCTTCATTTGGTCCCCCTCTGGAACACGATTAGCTACGCATGTGATCAGGGGACGGAGTATGAAAAGGATGACAAACAGAAATAATATGGAACTAACAATGGACATTAGCACTATGAACTTTTTGCTCATCAAATACACAACCACTCCAccaaaagtaagagagatagtaTAGTTGCAAATGTCGCTCACTAGGGCCGTCAGTGTTGCTATTCTCCCAATCTCCGAGTTGAGAATTTTGAGGTCAGTCAGCAGGCTGGTGATCACCGGGAATGAAGATATGGCCGTTAGACTTGCAACAAAAGGGAGACATTGTTGCGTCAAGGCGTCAAGCTCCATGGTGCGAATCACCATGACAACGACGCCCAAGCCCGTAGCCAGAGGCACCATAAAGCAGGAAACGCCAATCACCACCGCATATCTCTCAACTTTCCTCACCAAGTTAAGATCTGTGTGGACTCCGAGTATGAACAGATACAAGATGAACCCTAGGTCCGCTGATGTTTCTAGAATATATCTCCCTTCCGAAGGAAATATCATATCGCTGTAAGCTCTGATTTTACCCAAGCAAGATCTTCCCATGATGACGCCTCCCTATTTTAAGATCACCAGATAAAACACGTGATATGATGGTAAGAATGGAAGAGATGTGGCTCTTACGATGAGTTGTGCGCTGATCATTCCTTGCTTGCAAGGCCTAAGGAAGAGCCAAATAAGGCTtgtgatgaagaagatgagagAAACCTGCGCCAAGAGAAGTGGCACCGTGTAGTTGAATGGATTTCCCCCGAACCATGTGCTTCCCTGTGAATTTGTCATGTGAATAAATTGACATATCAATGTTTCTTCCCCATGTGGCCCCTCCACATTCCCTTCTGAAGCTGAAGTTTGTTTCACTGACATTATTCAAATTCTTACATGCATGCACTTTCaaaactctttctttttttcaatCAGAAATATGTTAGCAACTCAGACATAGGAGGAGTAAAGGAAAATGGATAAGGCTTTTGTCAAAATAGGTCGATTGATTGATGTTCACAAAGTTTTATAGTATGCAGTAGGGATGGATAAGCATGA
It contains:
- the LOC121770422 gene encoding cation/H(+) symporter 13-like, which produces MSVKQTSASEGNVEGPHGEETLICQFIHMTNSQGSTWFGGNPFNYTVPLLLAQVSLIFFITSLIWLFLRPCKQGMISAQLIGGVIMGRSCLGKIRAYSDMIFPSEGRYILETSADLGFILYLFILGVHTDLNLVRKVERYAVVIGVSCFMVPLATGLGVVVMVIRTMELDALTQQCLPFVASLTAISSFPVITSLLTDLKILNSEIGRIATLTALVSDICNYTISLTFGGVVVYLMSKKFIVLMSIVSSILFLFVILFILRPLITCVANRVPEGDQMKQSQFVVVAVLVLLCGLGAEVLGQPAGLGTFILGIALQNDGGLLANKMETFSIGVLVPAKFVISGLIVDLSSIRYISGSVYGLLLLICYTSKFLAVFILSLYYKFSTRDATVLSLIMCCKGAIEAALYITLFEDGVIGHEAYSILLLSMLMMTGIARPLIAYLYDPTSRYLGICKNSIMLNQPSDELRMLLCIHDTDNIPTIITILDAMHGSRPIALFALGLMELKGRGAAVLEQTTDTTSNQAAKALNSLSDRNAGYLVVRHFTSISPYASMHVDVCTLAADQATNIVILPFHKQFTINGGLGLNSPQVRTVNQNVISKSPCSVAILIDRGQFHKPTSPTFHICLLFLGGMDDCEALALCTSFISNQNVTLTFIWIRPWDHAMHGDLNMEIEMVNQFKAKTMGNKRVTYAEELVRDAIDTTKVIGSVKDYNCNLCVVGRYHDTESEILAGINDWSECPELGIIGDMLATPDFQFSLLVVQQQQQLPDYATLQPVASGYISSSRYSDCKDDFDSFHRV